The segment TGGTAGGAAAGGCGAATCCAATTCCGGCGAAAATCGTATGCGTAAGGAACAAGGCAAACCGCAAGGACTGGCTTGCTTTTATCTGTACAGCTACAACACTTTCCGAGGAAGAGATTATCCGTATTTATGGAAAGCGCTGGCAGATCGAGGTCTTTTTCAAAACCTGCAAATCCATGCTGAATCTGGTTGGAGAATGCCACAGTTTATCTTATGATGCACTGACAGCCCATGTGGCGATCGTGTTTACCCGATATATGTTACTTGCAATGGAGCAGCGCCAAAATGAAGATCAGAGAACGCTTGGTGAACTGTTCTTCTTCCTTGTTGATGAAATGGCAGACATTACTTTCAACAGGTCACTTTGCATCCTGATGGAAGCCTTGATGGCAAGTCTTCAGGGAATCTTTAAACTAAGCGATGAGCAACTGAATGCTTTTACCGCTGATTTTGAAGCAAGATTGCCGGAATATCTGAGAAAAGCACTCCATTTGGAAGCTGCAGCGGCATAAATCGCTATTTTGTTAGCTGAAATATTGAATTTTCAAGGAACGAATCCCATTTTAGGTATGGGAAGTTTTAGTTAATTACTTATGATGTCAACACAGAAACACCGGAGGGAAAAGCAAGACTGAGAAAAGTGGCAAAACAGTGCGTCAATTACGGAAGGAGAGTCCAGAACTCCGTATTTGAGTGCATTCTGGACAGCGCCCAGTGCGTAAAACTGAAATGTGAACTGGAAGAGCTGGTAGATAAGCAGACAGACAGCCTCCGTTTTTATTATCTGGGAAATAATTATAAAACCAAGGTAGAACATATTGGAGTAGAGAGGGGGACGCCCGCAGATTCTGTATTGATTTTCTAGTGCGAATAACAGTTACACATAAAATTCCCTGGAGATTCGCACCGAAAAAACTGCACAAAAAATTATGAAATGGACAGGATAGAGGGAAAAATGGCCTGTAATAATAAATTATGAATGAAAAAATGTGCAAACTGCTGAAAATCGCACAAGATATTTGGGCAGTTTTGCCGTCGCTCCCCTCGCGGGAGCGTGGATTGAAATTTTTACCTCCAAATATAAGTATAACATGCTTTGTTGTCGCTCCCCTCGCGGGAGCGTGGATTGAAATAGGCCATCGGATTCATAGCGCAGGAAGTAGAGATGGGTCGCTCCCCTCGCGGGAGCGTGGATTGAAATCTACCCTTCTGCTCCCTTTGGAATTACTCCTGGGTCGCTCCCCTCGCGGGAGCGTGGATTGAAATCCGAAAACAATATTAGCAATGCCCCTCCAAACCATGTCGCTCCCCTCGCGGGAGCGTGGATTGAAATCCTCATCTTCGGAAGCAAGCTTGACTCTGCGAAGTCGCTCCCCTCGCGGGAGCGTGGATTGAAATTGTTCCAAGGCCTACATGTTCCGGCAATACTGCCGTCGCTCCCCTCGCGGGAGCGTGGATTGAAATCAGCAGGTCAGCCCATTTTGTACGGGCAAGGGCGGTCGCTCCCCTCGCGGGAGCGTGGATTGAAATCATCCGAACAAAATGAGCCTTGGCTGGTAATAGAGTCGCTCCCCTCGCGGGAGCGTGGATTGAAATAAATTTACGCCACGATCTTATTTATTGTTTTACTCGTCGCTCCCCTCGCGGGAGCGTGGATTGAAATATATGGACAAGGGAAAGGTAAGCAAAATACATGGGTCGCTCCCCTCGCGGGAGCGTGGATTGAAATCCAATGAGCCACTACATCAGGGTGTGCTACACCGTCGTCGCTCCCCTCGCGGGAGCGTGGATTGAAATATCCGCACCGATTCAGACGGACTTTTGCGACGGAGTCGCTCCCCTCGCGGGAGCGTGGATTGAAATCATATCCTTTTGGGCTATCTATGTACATGTATTCGTCGCTCCCCTCGCGGGAGCGTGGATTGAAATCTCCTATGCATCACCACAGGTTTTTCGCCCTCTCTGGGTCGCTCCCCTCGCGGGAGCGTGGATTGAAATATTAAACACTGCCGCCATATCTTTTCCGCCGTCTGCGTCGCTCCCCTCGCGGGAGCGTGGATTGAAATCATTAATCTGTCTTTTAAACCAAATGGATATATTGTCGCTCCCCTCGCGGGAGCGTGGATTGAAATTTGCCAGGATGCTTGAAGAGAAAGCTGCTGAGAGTCGTCGCTCCCCTCGCGGGAGCGTGGATTGAAATTGGAGCAATAGAATATACTTTTCGTGTACTTTTGGTCGCTCCCCTCGCGGGAGCGTGGATTGAAATTACTATTGGATTTTATATGTATTCTGGAATGTATGTCGCTCCCCTCGCGGGAGCGTGGATTGAAATCGCGATGTAGGTGTCCGCCCGTCCTGTCTCCGAGTCGCTCCCCTCGCGGGAGCGTGGATTGAAATCCGGATAGCTTTTTTGACCTTGCCATTGTAGATCCAGTCGCTCCCCTCGCGGGAGCGTGGATTGAAATTAATAGTGGATTCTTTTACATGCGCCCTGGTCTTTTCGTCGCTCCCCTCGCGGGAGCGTGGATTGAAATTACGTCTTTTACTTCCGCTTTATTTAAGACAGCGTCGCTCCCCTCGCGGGAGCGTGGATTGAAATAAAGACGGCTCCGTCATCAGTAGCATAGGCAAATAGTCGCTCCCCTCGCGGGAGCGTGGATTGAAATCGAACTGTTTCGTCGGCCTGGGCCTGAATCTTATCGTCGCTCCCCTCGCGGGAGCGTGGATTGAAATATAAGCCAGATCATCCTGATACCTTCCGTAATCGTCGCTCCCCTCGCGGGAGCGTGGATTGAAATCTGTGTATCCTGAAATTCCGTGTTGCTCTGCCAGGTCGCTCCCCTCGCGGGAGCGTGGATTGAAATTTGATGACATTTGTTGTCTATGACGTAATGATACAGTCGCTCCCCTCGCGGGAGCGTGGATTGAAATCGAATTGCCCCCGCTGTTTATATCCAGCATCAGAGTCGCTCCCCTCGCGGGAGCGTGGATTGAAATCCGCGTCCAAATCCTTCTTTCCGGCGAGTAGACCAAGTCGCTCCCCTCGCGGGAGCGTGGATTGAAATTCTTGTTACTGTGACTAAAAAAAAACAGTAGAGCCGTCGCTCCCCTCGCGGGAGCGTGGATTGAAATTACATACGATTTTGCGCTTGCTACAATCTTCTCCGTCGCTCCCCTCGCGGGAGCGTGGATTGAAATAGCTTGTCCCTTTTAGACTTGCAAGCCCCTTCCTCGTCGCTCCCCTCGCGGGAGCGTGGATTGAAATTGCTTGATTGAGAATAAGATAACTGGAAATAACAGTCGCTCCCCTCGCGGGAGCGTGGATTGAAATCTACAGCGAGTATATGGACAGCAAACAGTCCTACCGTCGCTCCCCTCGCGGGAGCGTGGATTGAAATTCCTCCGCTTCAGGAAGTCCATAAAAGCAGCCCTTGTCGCTCCCCTCGCGGGAGCGTGGATTGAAATAACCTGCTCATCTGTAAGATCCGGGTTTGCAGTAGTCGCTCCCCTCGCGGGAGCGTGGATTGAAATAGTACAGCGATATAATTGCATAACCATCCCGGCGTCGCTCCCCTCGCGGGAGCGTGGATTGAAATCGGATGTGGAGATTGAGGAGAGAGAATGAGCACAGAGTCGCTCCCCTCGCGGGAGCGTGGATTGAAATACTGTCCTGTACGGTCACACACCGGATCAGGGCATCGTCGCTCCCCTCGCGGGAGCGTGGATTGAAA is part of the Clostridium sp. M62/1 genome and harbors:
- the cas2 gene encoding CRISPR-associated endonuclease Cas2, which codes for MTYDVNTETPEGKARLRKVAKQCVNYGRRVQNSVFECILDSAQCVKLKCELEELVDKQTDSLRFYYLGNNYKTKVEHIGVERGTPADSVLIF